A genomic window from Clostridiales bacterium includes:
- a CDS encoding ribonucleotide reductase N-terminal alpha domain-containing protein, whose protein sequence is MALSKNAIKVLEKRYLSRDAEGNVVETPEGMFRRVASTIAKADERYGKSDTKALEDSFYKMMVNLEFIPNSPTLMNTGKDLGQLSACFVLPVEDSMEGIFDAVKNAALIHKSGGGTGFSFSRLRPQGAVVRTTGGVASGPISFIKVFNAATEAVKQGGRRRGANMAILRVDHPDILDFIQCKKQNSDITNFNISVGITEEFMKAVESGEDYNLVDPHTKKVTDRLNAKKVFDLIVDMAWNNGEPGIVFLDRLNRDNPTPGLGEIESTNPCVTGDTLVETENGKVRIDSIKEASILSIDRKYYKASAFKTGIKPVYLLKVKGGYEIKLTADHKIMTISGWKAAGDLCSRDMIKVLNGNEFMYSEFESLEYLKEEEVYDITEEVNHLFIANNIVVHNCGEQPLLPYESCNLGSINVSKMVKRNGSKTEVNYERLGEVVDLAVHFLDNVINVNRYPLKKIEEMTKKTRKIGLGIMGFADLLIELGIPYNSDEGVEFAENLMKFINDKSKETSRKLGKIRGAFPAIEDSIYKGDVIRNATTTTIAPTGTISIIAGCSSGIEPLFAISYVRNVMDNNKLVEVHPVFEEAAKKRGIYTEELMREIAKAGSLSGLDVPEDMKKVFVTAHDIDPYWHIKMQSAFQKHTDNAVSKTVNFRHDATRDDVREVFMLAYKLGCKGVTIYRDGSRDTQVLNIGGTEKKEGHEDFKIVPRQRPEITTGITEKVRVGCGSLYITVNYDDNGICEVFTNVGKAGGCPSQSEAASRLISIALRSGIDVKEIIGQLKGIRCHSTIRQKANNKDIKVLSCPDAIAKTIERVMNLQSSSDKYDSEVSEEDGPDISPLQEVSIGLDDKKGPRCPECGGHITHQDGCVICPSCGYSKCH, encoded by the coding sequence GCAGAGATGCAGAGGGGAATGTGGTTGAAACTCCTGAAGGAATGTTCAGGAGGGTTGCGTCAACGATAGCCAAAGCTGATGAAAGGTATGGGAAGTCAGATACTAAAGCTTTAGAAGATAGTTTTTACAAAATGATGGTCAATCTTGAATTTATTCCGAATTCACCTACGCTTATGAATACCGGAAAGGATTTGGGGCAGCTTTCTGCCTGCTTTGTTCTTCCGGTTGAAGACTCTATGGAGGGGATATTCGATGCAGTAAAGAACGCCGCATTAATACATAAAAGCGGCGGAGGGACAGGTTTTAGCTTTTCAAGATTGAGGCCTCAGGGTGCGGTTGTAAGGACTACAGGTGGTGTGGCATCAGGACCCATCAGCTTTATAAAAGTTTTCAATGCCGCTACTGAAGCTGTAAAACAAGGGGGAAGACGAAGGGGTGCCAATATGGCGATACTTCGTGTAGACCACCCCGATATACTCGATTTCATACAGTGTAAAAAACAAAATTCGGATATTACAAATTTCAATATAAGTGTCGGAATAACTGAAGAGTTTATGAAAGCAGTAGAAAGTGGAGAGGATTATAACTTGGTAGATCCTCATACGAAGAAAGTTACGGATCGATTAAATGCAAAAAAAGTATTCGATCTTATAGTCGATATGGCATGGAATAACGGAGAACCGGGAATAGTTTTCCTGGATAGACTGAACCGTGACAATCCGACTCCCGGACTTGGCGAGATAGAGAGTACAAATCCATGTGTAACCGGAGATACCTTAGTCGAAACAGAGAACGGCAAAGTAAGGATAGACAGTATAAAAGAAGCTTCAATATTGAGTATAGACAGAAAATATTACAAGGCATCTGCATTTAAAACAGGTATAAAACCCGTTTATCTTTTGAAAGTAAAAGGCGGATATGAGATCAAACTTACGGCGGATCACAAAATTATGACTATAAGCGGCTGGAAGGCAGCCGGCGATTTATGTTCGCGGGATATGATAAAAGTTTTGAATGGGAATGAGTTTATGTATTCCGAGTTTGAAAGCCTAGAATATCTAAAGGAAGAAGAAGTTTATGATATTACAGAAGAGGTAAATCATCTGTTTATCGCAAACAATATTGTAGTGCACAACTGTGGTGAACAGCCATTGCTTCCGTATGAGAGTTGTAACTTAGGAAGCATCAACGTATCAAAAATGGTTAAGAGGAATGGCAGCAAGACTGAGGTCAATTATGAAAGACTTGGCGAGGTTGTGGATCTGGCCGTGCATTTCCTCGATAATGTCATCAATGTAAACAGATATCCTCTGAAGAAAATCGAAGAGATGACTAAAAAAACCAGGAAAATAGGCCTTGGAATAATGGGGTTTGCGGATCTTCTTATAGAGCTTGGAATACCTTATAATTCCGATGAAGGTGTTGAATTTGCGGAAAATCTGATGAAATTCATAAATGATAAATCGAAGGAGACATCGAGAAAGCTTGGCAAAATAAGGGGGGCATTTCCTGCAATAGAGGACAGTATCTATAAAGGTGATGTCATAAGAAATGCTACAACGACGACTATAGCCCCGACAGGAACTATAAGCATTATAGCCGGGTGCTCCAGCGGCATCGAGCCTTTATTTGCTATTTCATATGTAAGAAATGTTATGGATAACAACAAATTGGTTGAAGTCCATCCTGTATTTGAAGAAGCCGCAAAGAAGAGAGGCATTTATACGGAAGAGCTTATGAGGGAAATTGCAAAGGCTGGGAGCCTATCGGGCCTCGATGTTCCTGAAGATATGAAAAAAGTATTTGTGACAGCACATGACATAGATCCCTACTGGCATATAAAGATGCAGTCTGCGTTTCAGAAGCATACTGACAATGCCGTCTCAAAAACAGTTAATTTCAGGCATGATGCCACACGCGATGATGTAAGGGAAGTATTTATGCTTGCATATAAGTTGGGATGTAAGGGCGTCACAATTTACAGGGATGGAAGCCGCGATACCCAGGTATTGAATATTGGCGGTACGGAAAAGAAAGAGGGGCATGAAGATTTTAAGATTGTCCCAAGACAGAGACCTGAAATTACCACCGGCATTACGGAAAAAGTCAGGGTAGGCTGTGGAAGTTTGTACATTACGGTGAATTACGATGACAACGGCATATGCGAGGTATTTACGAATGTAGGAAAGGCAGGCGGATGCCCATCCCAGTCTGAGGCAGCAAGCAGGCTTATATCCATTGCGTTAAGATCTGGAATTGATGTCAAAGAAATAATAGGACAGTTAAAGGGTATACGTTGCCATTCCACCATAAGGCAGAAGGCGAATAATAAGGATATAAAGGTGCTTTCCTGTCCCGATGCCATAGCTAAAACTATAGAAAGGGTAATGAATTTACAGTCATCTTCGGATAAATATGATTCTGAAGTATCTGAAGAGGATGGGCCGGATATATCGCCATTGCAGGAAGTATCGATAGGGCTGGATGATAAAAAGGGGCCAAGATGTCCTGAGTGCGGGGGACATATAACACACCAGGATGGTTGTGTTATATGTCCGTCATGCGGATATTCAAAGTGCCATTAA